TTGGTGCATTTTTAtgccctcatgaagtctgttattttaaatttgattttaaattaattttaaaggaTGATCTTTTCTTTATGTACATTTCCAAAgtaaaattctttttctttttctaaatgcTAATTTTGAGAATTAGAGTAAGTAGGCCTGCCACTTTTGTGGTACACAAGACACTCAACCAGCAATTATGTTTTGGTAGAAAAAAAGGGGACTCTTCAAGGAAGCAACTAATTAGTTAAAAAATGTCTATCCTGGATAGTCTTACTCAAATGTGAAATTAATctttgtcatctttttttttataggtgGACAGTACCAGTATATACTGGTTGACAAAAAAGGTGAAAACAAGAATGTTGGTTTCATACAGTTAAACAGGCCCAAGGCCTTGAATGCTCTCTGCGATGACCTAATGCTTGAAGTGGGTAAGGCCTTGGACACCTTTGAACAGGACACTGAGGTTGGTGCAATAGTCATTACAGGCAGTGAAAGAGCTTTTGCAGGTATGCAACATGAGAATAGACCTAATATTATGTGAGCGTTTTTGTTGGATTGTAAAAATCATGGGCTATCCAGGTTGCAATTAAATGTTGCTTTGTTTAGCCGGTGCTGATATCAAAGAGATGCAGAACAGAACTTTTCAGGAGTGCTTTGGTGGCAGCTTTCTGGCACACTGGAACAAAGTGTCAATGGTTAGAAAGCCAgttatagctgctgtaaacGGATTTGCTGTGAGTAAAGAAATATTTTCGACTTtacatttcctttcttcttgAAGAATATTTTAGTAAAGCCAAAATCTTAACCATTGAACCAGTCATCTCCTTGTAGCTTGGAGGAGGTTGCGAGTTGGCCATGATGTGTGATATAATCTATGCTGGAGAAAAAGCACAGTTTGGACAGCCTGAAATCTTAATAGGAACCATTCCAGGTAAAGAGAGTGAAGTATGTCTGGGTCTACAAAACCCCTCTTGTGATGGTACAACCATGGTTGTAAATAGCTGATAGTGTAAATGGattttttcaattaatttttttgtatacaGGTGCTGGTGGTACTCAGAGGCTCACTCGGGCAGTGGGAAAGTCACTGGCCATGGAGATGGTCCTTACAGGAGACCGGATCTCAGCACAGGAGGCCAAACAATCTGGTGTGtgcttattatatatttattgttattatagcATATGCATATAGTTTGTAGTTTTGAGCCTAAATATAATGCTAGTGTTTTCAGcctaaatataatgtaatgttagTGTTTTCAGCCTAAATATAATGTAAGAGGCAAGAATTATAATTCCATACTGAATACGTAAGTAAACCATGCATGCTGAGTTTCTGTAATATCATTTCACCTCTGTAGGTCTTGTAAGCAAAGTGTTTCCTGTGGACCAGGTGGTATCTGAAGCAGTCAGATGTGGGGAGAAAATTGCAAGTAATTCTAAGCTGGTGTCAGCCATGGCAAAGGAAGCTGTCAATGCAGGTGAATGTGATATTTGGATTATACTGGATTATTTTCCCTAATAATTCAAAAGTATGATGTGACATCTGCCTTTATCAGTCCTTATTAGAAAAAGCTTTTGATGTACACTGGTTTGATCttaacttttaaaatattgctGTTGGTTCCCTGGCCTTCTTTGTGGAGTGATTGCTTGTTGCCTTATCTAAGGCTTCTGGCTTTTAGATGGATaatattctgtgtgttttgggacaTTCTTGAAATTTTTATCTAACAGATATGGTTTACTTTCAGCTTTTGAACTTACCCTGACTGAAGGCAATCGGTGTGAGAAGAGATTATTCTATGCCACATTTGCTACAGTAAGTTTCaagataataaaaattaaagactGTTGTTGTGAGAGAAAATCTAACTTTCTAATTATTGTTTCTTAAACAGGAGGACAGAAAAGAGGGCATGAGTGCATTTGTTGAGAAGAGGAAAGCTGATTTCCAGGACAAGTAAAGAATCAGATCAGGagggtgtgattttttttttttttttttaaatacaccaaTATAGTAGCTTGTGATCCAgtgctgttactgaaaaactgTGCTATAAATATCAACACTGCAGAACATTTGTGGTTTGAAAGAAGCACCAGAAACTGAAATCAATAGTACAATACTCTGGCATTTGCTTTTCTCTCTAGCaaaacatttgttcatttgagATGAGCTGTTTTGCTACTGTTACTCAATAAACTTTGATTATGTACCTTGTACCTTGATACTTTGGTTTAATGACAAGTACTCTGTAAAAACTATGAGGACTTTTGTAAATAATGTCAGGTGACATTAGACTGGTGACATTACAGATCCTCATGCAGGTCAGGTGTAATAAATGTTTAGACAGAAATTTGAGGTAAAGAATAAATGGAATAACTCTTGGCAGGAATAAGAATACATTTGTCTGTACTAGAATGATAACAAAAAGGCATCAAGATAGTAAAACCCCAGTAAAATGGCCGGGGAATGTGGGTCAGGGTGTACttacat
This sequence is a window from Pangasianodon hypophthalmus isolate fPanHyp1 chromosome 3, fPanHyp1.pri, whole genome shotgun sequence. Protein-coding genes within it:
- the echs1 gene encoding enoyl-CoA hydratase, mitochondrial: MAVFCRSAASILKPVNLLPSALAAVRQYSSGGQYQYILVDKKGENKNVGFIQLNRPKALNALCDDLMLEVGKALDTFEQDTEVGAIVITGSERAFAAGADIKEMQNRTFQECFGGSFLAHWNKVSMVRKPVIAAVNGFALGGGCELAMMCDIIYAGEKAQFGQPEILIGTIPGAGGTQRLTRAVGKSLAMEMVLTGDRISAQEAKQSGLVSKVFPVDQVVSEAVRCGEKIASNSKLVSAMAKEAVNAAFELTLTEGNRCEKRLFYATFATEDRKEGMSAFVEKRKADFQDK